In a single window of the Neodiprion virginianus isolate iyNeoVirg1 chromosome 1, iyNeoVirg1.1, whole genome shotgun sequence genome:
- the LOC124305939 gene encoding uncharacterized protein LOC124305939 isoform X2, with amino-acid sequence MGPVKEILEKYRCSHSSSIVSQPIRTDKVACMVTSTPLKINREQHSKLEWPFPVEESPNLSLDHHSLIKCAANSTPPCKNTKEGNNLETFTTAPTGSTDKTCFVTRSTAATSDKKNSGPNNVDFAPRNEVGKWKIMNSDEENEYQSNRNNSVKKKKYIKDRIIKSSTNTRCSTRKKELRKVNYSINSRESLSIYKVTNNLDSTNEIFTKSISNSSNNVLLIKKPLDNVEILQTKSIRPKITSSIAIPKQKSSFNRNNDTPVVRRSGRKRCKPLEYWNGERFKTKRDDSPEFVPTIAHINGKGKKMKKIRDAKAELKDIRQSNEVSTSTPNIKTSDKAKTELTSEPLIEERNDNGVMLNTKPRRKSKKVVRFSATTTKTSGSPVFKKNLKSDWHVNFHGIKRTPKVLLNFDNYSILPGLNTVMGFVSSSIVQMPPNGINRSQAPDHHHMVFCIMAGNIVVTIHEKSIKMDTYGHFTVPCGVSYTLENVGKKKAILSCFQIANAKYK; translated from the exons ATGGGACCTGTCAaggaaattttagaaaaatatcgttgCTCACATTCTAGTTCCATTGTTAGTCAACCTATTCGGACAGATAAAGTTGCTTGCATGGTAACGTCTACACCTTTGAAAATAAACAGAGAGCAGCATTCGAAGCTTGAATGGCCTTTCCCGGTAGAAGAAAGTCCGAATCTCTCTCTTGACCATCATTCCCTGATAAAATGTGCTGCAAATAGTACACCACCATGTAAAAACACTAAGGAGGGTAACAATTTAGAAACCTTTACCACTGCACCAACTGGATCGACTGATAAAACTTGCTTTGTAACACGGAGTACGGCAGCAACCAGTGACAAAAAGAATTCAGGACCTAACAACGTTGATTTTGCTCCTAGAAATGAGGTTGGAAAGTGGAAAATAATGAACTCAGACGAAGAGAATGAGTATCAGAGCAATAGAAACAATTctgtgaagaagaaaaagtacaTTAAAGATAGAATCATCAAATCATCAACTAACACACGATGTTCGACACGGAAGAAGGAACTACGGAAAGTAAATTACAGCATCAACAGCAGGGAATCTTTATCAATTTATAAAGTAACTAATAATTTGGATTccacgaatgaaatatttacaaagtCTATTAGTAATAGTAGTAACAATGTTCTTTTGATCAAAAAACCACTAGACAATGTAGAGATTTTACAAACCAAAAGTATTCGTCCAAAGATTACATCCTCAATAGCAATACCAAAGCAGAAAAGCTCGTTTAACAGAAATAATGATACACCTGTAGTTAGAAGATCAGGCAGAAAAAGGTGTAAACCCTTGGAATACTGGAACGGAGAGAggttcaaaacaaaaagagaTGATTCCCCAGAATTTGTGCCGACTATAGCTCACATAAatggaaaaggaaaaaaaatgaagaagataCGAGATGCTAAAGCAGAACTAAAAGACATTCGACAGAGTAATGAGGTTTCGACAAGTACTCCAAATATAAAAACTTCTGATAAAGCTAAAACAGAACTCACGAGTGAACCATTAATTGAAGAGAGAAATGACAACGGAGTGATGTTGAATACGAAGCCTAGGCGGAAGTCCAAGAAAGTAGTTAGATTTTCTGCAACCACAACTAAAACATCAGGCAGCCCTGTgttcaagaaaaatttaaaatcag ACTGGCACGTAAACTTTCATGGAATAAAACGGACGCCAAAAGTGCTATTGAACTTTGACAATTATAGTATTTTGCCTGGCTTGAATACAGTCATGGGATTTGTATCAAGTTCTATTGTACAGATGCCCCCAAACGGGATAAATAGGAGTCAAGCACCAGATCACCATCATATG GTATTTTGTATTATGGCGGGTAATATTGTAGTAACAATTCATGAGAAGAGCATTAAAATGGACACTTACGGACATTTCACTGTACCATGTGGAGTTTCGTATACTCTTGAGAATGTTGGCAAGAAAAAAGCTATCCTCAGCTGCTTCCAGATTGCCAATGCCAAATATAAGTGA
- the LOC124305939 gene encoding uncharacterized protein LOC124305939 isoform X1 — translation MQKMGPVKEILEKYRCSHSSSIVSQPIRTDKVACMVTSTPLKINREQHSKLEWPFPVEESPNLSLDHHSLIKCAANSTPPCKNTKEGNNLETFTTAPTGSTDKTCFVTRSTAATSDKKNSGPNNVDFAPRNEVGKWKIMNSDEENEYQSNRNNSVKKKKYIKDRIIKSSTNTRCSTRKKELRKVNYSINSRESLSIYKVTNNLDSTNEIFTKSISNSSNNVLLIKKPLDNVEILQTKSIRPKITSSIAIPKQKSSFNRNNDTPVVRRSGRKRCKPLEYWNGERFKTKRDDSPEFVPTIAHINGKGKKMKKIRDAKAELKDIRQSNEVSTSTPNIKTSDKAKTELTSEPLIEERNDNGVMLNTKPRRKSKKVVRFSATTTKTSGSPVFKKNLKSDWHVNFHGIKRTPKVLLNFDNYSILPGLNTVMGFVSSSIVQMPPNGINRSQAPDHHHMVFCIMAGNIVVTIHEKSIKMDTYGHFTVPCGVSYTLENVGKKKAILSCFQIANAKYK, via the exons ATGCAGAAAATGGGACCTGTCAaggaaattttagaaaaatatcgttgCTCACATTCTAGTTCCATTGTTAGTCAACCTATTCGGACAGATAAAGTTGCTTGCATGGTAACGTCTACACCTTTGAAAATAAACAGAGAGCAGCATTCGAAGCTTGAATGGCCTTTCCCGGTAGAAGAAAGTCCGAATCTCTCTCTTGACCATCATTCCCTGATAAAATGTGCTGCAAATAGTACACCACCATGTAAAAACACTAAGGAGGGTAACAATTTAGAAACCTTTACCACTGCACCAACTGGATCGACTGATAAAACTTGCTTTGTAACACGGAGTACGGCAGCAACCAGTGACAAAAAGAATTCAGGACCTAACAACGTTGATTTTGCTCCTAGAAATGAGGTTGGAAAGTGGAAAATAATGAACTCAGACGAAGAGAATGAGTATCAGAGCAATAGAAACAATTctgtgaagaagaaaaagtacaTTAAAGATAGAATCATCAAATCATCAACTAACACACGATGTTCGACACGGAAGAAGGAACTACGGAAAGTAAATTACAGCATCAACAGCAGGGAATCTTTATCAATTTATAAAGTAACTAATAATTTGGATTccacgaatgaaatatttacaaagtCTATTAGTAATAGTAGTAACAATGTTCTTTTGATCAAAAAACCACTAGACAATGTAGAGATTTTACAAACCAAAAGTATTCGTCCAAAGATTACATCCTCAATAGCAATACCAAAGCAGAAAAGCTCGTTTAACAGAAATAATGATACACCTGTAGTTAGAAGATCAGGCAGAAAAAGGTGTAAACCCTTGGAATACTGGAACGGAGAGAggttcaaaacaaaaagagaTGATTCCCCAGAATTTGTGCCGACTATAGCTCACATAAatggaaaaggaaaaaaaatgaagaagataCGAGATGCTAAAGCAGAACTAAAAGACATTCGACAGAGTAATGAGGTTTCGACAAGTACTCCAAATATAAAAACTTCTGATAAAGCTAAAACAGAACTCACGAGTGAACCATTAATTGAAGAGAGAAATGACAACGGAGTGATGTTGAATACGAAGCCTAGGCGGAAGTCCAAGAAAGTAGTTAGATTTTCTGCAACCACAACTAAAACATCAGGCAGCCCTGTgttcaagaaaaatttaaaatcag ACTGGCACGTAAACTTTCATGGAATAAAACGGACGCCAAAAGTGCTATTGAACTTTGACAATTATAGTATTTTGCCTGGCTTGAATACAGTCATGGGATTTGTATCAAGTTCTATTGTACAGATGCCCCCAAACGGGATAAATAGGAGTCAAGCACCAGATCACCATCATATG GTATTTTGTATTATGGCGGGTAATATTGTAGTAACAATTCATGAGAAGAGCATTAAAATGGACACTTACGGACATTTCACTGTACCATGTGGAGTTTCGTATACTCTTGAGAATGTTGGCAAGAAAAAAGCTATCCTCAGCTGCTTCCAGATTGCCAATGCCAAATATAAGTGA
- the LOC124306036 gene encoding 40S ribosomal protein S11 isoform X1, whose amino-acid sequence MADQNERSFQRQPTIFLNRKKGLGQKHRKSMRYSRSVGLGFKTPREAIEGTYIDKKCPFTGNVSIRGRILTGVVQKMKMQRTIVIRRDYLHYIRKYNRFEKRHRNMSVHLSPCFRDVEIGDVVTIGECRPLSKTVRFNVLKVSKGTGSKKSFKKF is encoded by the exons atggcggatcaG AACGAGCGTTCGTTCCAGCGACAACCGACGATCTTTCTTAATCGAAAGAAAGGTCTCGGGCAGAAGCATAGGAAGTCTATGAGGTATAGCCGTAGCGTGGGTCTTGGCTTTAAGACTCCTCGCGAG GCTATTGAAGGTACCTACATTGACAAAAAGTGCCCATTTACCGGCAATGTTTCCATTAGAGGACGCATTTTGACCGGAGTGGTACAGAAGATGAAGATGCAACGCACGATTGTTATTCGTAGGGATTATCTTCACTATATCCGGAAATataatcgatttgaaaaacgCCACCGGAATATGAGTGTCCACTTGAGCCCTTGCTTcag AGACGTGGAAATAGGTGATGTTGTGACCATTGGCGAATGTCGACCACTGAGCAAAACTGTTAGATTCAACGTTCTCAAGGTCTCAAAGGGAACTGGATCCAAGAAGAGTTTCAAAAAGTTCTAA
- the LOC124306018 gene encoding lysM and putative peptidoglycan-binding domain-containing protein 3 isoform X1, with amino-acid sequence MRKISLSNGNDGQRSGRQKVYQRSGQREGSPNYVLLYSDGENSGDEETIALRTVSKQKSPPRKVEVMKIQLQPEDTLQALSLRYGCTISELKRINKIHKENEIFAHRTIKVPVVAFSLLTETLNQTENTDNNDAEFGDLITIEDTPANSSREEQIINLIALPTPVPPLKSNFDYTTLNTICETPANQCENTPDFLEDGENDQLLASEESSPEQHSVYKLSCSGADWGLSWPQLVGCSLLLGLAGPLIIYFLFLAETSSKHHSSAGYYKHFFS; translated from the exons ATGCGAAAAATATCACTCAGTAACGGAAATGATGGGCAGAGATCGGGAAG GCAAAAGGTTTATCAGCGTAGTGGTCAGAGAGAAGGATCCCCGAATTATGTGCTCTTGTATTCAGATGGAGAAAATAGTGGAGACGAAGAGACAATTGCTCTTCGTACAGTatcgaaacaaaaatcacCTCCCCGCAAAGTGGAGGTGATGAAAATTCAGTTACAACCTGAGGATACTTTGCAGGCACTTTCACTCAGATACGGATGTACC ATATCTGAATTGAAGAGGATcaataaaatacataaagaaaacgaaatatttgCACATCGAACAATTAAGGTTCCTGTTGTCGCGTTCTCTCTCTTGACAGAAACTTTGAATCAAACTGAAAATACAGACAATAACGACGCCGAATTTGGCGATCTTATTACTATCGAGGACACACCGGCTAATAGCTCTAGAGAGGAACAGATTATCAATCTAATAGCTCTTCCAACTCCTGTACCTCctttaaaatcaaattttgattatacCACATTAAATACAATCTGCGAAACTCCTGCAAATCAATGTGAAAATACACCAGATTTCTTAGAGGATGGAGAAAACGATCAATTACTTGCTTCCGAAGAAAGCAGCCCAGAGCAACATAGTGTATACAAGTTATCGTGTTCTGGGGCTGATTGGGGTCTGTCGTGGCCTCAGCTCGTTGGTTGTTCGCTACTCCTGGGACTTGCAGGACctcttattatttattttttatttcttgccGAAACTTCTTCTAAACATCACTCGAGTGCGGGATACTATAAGCATTTCTTTtcatga
- the LOC124306018 gene encoding lysM and putative peptidoglycan-binding domain-containing protein 3 isoform X2 yields MMGRDREDGENSGDEETIALRTVSKQKSPPRKVEVMKIQLQPEDTLQALSLRYGCTISELKRINKIHKENEIFAHRTIKVPVVAFSLLTETLNQTENTDNNDAEFGDLITIEDTPANSSREEQIINLIALPTPVPPLKSNFDYTTLNTICETPANQCENTPDFLEDGENDQLLASEESSPEQHSVYKLSCSGADWGLSWPQLVGCSLLLGLAGPLIIYFLFLAETSSKHHSSAGYYKHFFS; encoded by the exons ATGATGGGCAGAGATCGGGAAG ATGGAGAAAATAGTGGAGACGAAGAGACAATTGCTCTTCGTACAGTatcgaaacaaaaatcacCTCCCCGCAAAGTGGAGGTGATGAAAATTCAGTTACAACCTGAGGATACTTTGCAGGCACTTTCACTCAGATACGGATGTACC ATATCTGAATTGAAGAGGATcaataaaatacataaagaaaacgaaatatttgCACATCGAACAATTAAGGTTCCTGTTGTCGCGTTCTCTCTCTTGACAGAAACTTTGAATCAAACTGAAAATACAGACAATAACGACGCCGAATTTGGCGATCTTATTACTATCGAGGACACACCGGCTAATAGCTCTAGAGAGGAACAGATTATCAATCTAATAGCTCTTCCAACTCCTGTACCTCctttaaaatcaaattttgattatacCACATTAAATACAATCTGCGAAACTCCTGCAAATCAATGTGAAAATACACCAGATTTCTTAGAGGATGGAGAAAACGATCAATTACTTGCTTCCGAAGAAAGCAGCCCAGAGCAACATAGTGTATACAAGTTATCGTGTTCTGGGGCTGATTGGGGTCTGTCGTGGCCTCAGCTCGTTGGTTGTTCGCTACTCCTGGGACTTGCAGGACctcttattatttattttttatttcttgccGAAACTTCTTCTAAACATCACTCGAGTGCGGGATACTATAAGCATTTCTTTtcatga
- the LOC124306030 gene encoding DNA repair protein RAD52 homolog codes for MNPPSCIKIPGSKETLICPNLTVSEVDIRDQCTKNDLISLANEIFGTNKWNHTVTSQTLDFVEYTTGKYQVGCAAFVKIQLRDGTVHEDVGYSNLEGPNKGLIIFLARTGSITNAMKNTLLCFGGDIATKIRNFTKPKTESSVSTISHIGEPQKMVPPLLRMTPNAQSTPHKTPSPRCDIQGATFNYDNREVLSVSNNEEPKIQSPKPLHPVESCVKVDKAAMTEEERRLERKRKQAQKQEEYKRLLKETAYGQKPNPRF; via the exons ATGAATCCACCGTCGTGCATAAAAATC ccTGGTTCCAAAGAAACTTTGATTTGTCCAAATTTAACTGTAAGCGAAGTGGATATTCGCGATCAATGCACTAAGAATGATCTTATCTCATTGGCAAATGAAATCTTTGGTACAAACAAATGGAATCATACTGTGACAAGTCAAACTTTAG ATTTTGTCGAATACACCACAGGCAAATATCAGGTCGGATGCGCAGCCTTcgttaaaattcaattacgaGATGGAACTGTTCACGAGGACGTAGGATACAGCAACTTGGAAGGACCCAACAAGGgcttaattatatttttagcGAGAACT GGTTCCATTACAAATGCTATGAAAAACACTTTGTTGTGCTTTGGTGGTGATATTGCtacaaaaattcgaaattttaccAAACCGAAAACCGAGAGTTCAGTTTCAACCATTTCTCATATTGGAGAACCACAAAAGATGGTTCCCCCTCTGCTACGGATGACTCCAAATGCTCAATCCACGCCGCATAAAACACCATCGCCAAGGTGCGACATCCAGGGCGCTACGTTCAATTATGATAATCGAG AGGTTTTATCAGTTTCGAATAATGAAGAACCAAAAATACAATCACCAAAACCTCTTCACCCAGTGGAAAGCTGCGTTAAGGTTGATAAAGCTG CAATGACGGAGGAGGAACGAAGATTGGAAAGAAAACGCAAACAAGCACAGAAGCAAGAAGAGTATAAAAGGTTATTGAAAGAAACGGCATATGGCCAGAAACCAAATCCAAGATTTTAA
- the LOC124306036 gene encoding 40S ribosomal protein S11 isoform X3 gives MADQNERSFQRQPTIFLNRKKGLGQKHRKSMRYSRSVGLGFKTPRETEKAFQKQSTLNLNRKANLKKKPLRLSRSVGLGFKTPREAIEGTYIDKKCPFTGNVSIRGRILTGVVQKMKMQRTIVIRRDYLHYIRKYNRFEKRHRNMSVHLSPCFRDVEIGDVVTIGECRPLSKTVRFNVLKVSKGTGSKKSFKKF, from the exons atggcggatcaG AACGAGCGTTCGTTCCAGCGACAACCGACGATCTTTCTTAATCGAAAGAAAGGTCTCGGGCAGAAGCATAGGAAGTCTATGAGGTATAGCCGTAGCGTGGGTCTTGGCTTTAAGACTCCTCGCGAG ACGGAAAAGGCTTTTCAGAAACAGTCCACGCTCAACCTCAACAGGAAGGCTAACCTGAAGAAGAAGCCGCTCAGGTTGAGTCGTAGTGTCGGCCTTGGTTTTAAAACTCCCCGTGAG GCTATTGAAGGTACCTACATTGACAAAAAGTGCCCATTTACCGGCAATGTTTCCATTAGAGGACGCATTTTGACCGGAGTGGTACAGAAGATGAAGATGCAACGCACGATTGTTATTCGTAGGGATTATCTTCACTATATCCGGAAATataatcgatttgaaaaacgCCACCGGAATATGAGTGTCCACTTGAGCCCTTGCTTcag AGACGTGGAAATAGGTGATGTTGTGACCATTGGCGAATGTCGACCACTGAGCAAAACTGTTAGATTCAACGTTCTCAAGGTCTCAAAGGGAACTGGATCCAAGAAGAGTTTCAAAAAGTTCTAA
- the LOC124306036 gene encoding 40S ribosomal protein S11 isoform X2, with the protein MADQTEKAFQKQSTLNLNRKANLKKKPLRLSRSVGLGFKTPREAIEGTYIDKKCPFTGNVSIRGRILTGVVQKMKMQRTIVIRRDYLHYIRKYNRFEKRHRNMSVHLSPCFRDVEIGDVVTIGECRPLSKTVRFNVLKVSKGTGSKKSFKKF; encoded by the exons atggcggatcaG ACGGAAAAGGCTTTTCAGAAACAGTCCACGCTCAACCTCAACAGGAAGGCTAACCTGAAGAAGAAGCCGCTCAGGTTGAGTCGTAGTGTCGGCCTTGGTTTTAAAACTCCCCGTGAG GCTATTGAAGGTACCTACATTGACAAAAAGTGCCCATTTACCGGCAATGTTTCCATTAGAGGACGCATTTTGACCGGAGTGGTACAGAAGATGAAGATGCAACGCACGATTGTTATTCGTAGGGATTATCTTCACTATATCCGGAAATataatcgatttgaaaaacgCCACCGGAATATGAGTGTCCACTTGAGCCCTTGCTTcag AGACGTGGAAATAGGTGATGTTGTGACCATTGGCGAATGTCGACCACTGAGCAAAACTGTTAGATTCAACGTTCTCAAGGTCTCAAAGGGAACTGGATCCAAGAAGAGTTTCAAAAAGTTCTAA
- the LOC124305991 gene encoding protein arginine N-methyltransferase 6 has product MDTGDSTDEYFKSYEDLEVHRLMLEDKPRTLAYKNAIFACSDKFQNKIVMDVGAGTGILSVFCAKAGAAKVYAIEASHMAQVAKEVVRENGFESIVEVIHSKVEDLKSDDIGKVDIIVSEWMGFHLMHEGMLDSVLVARDQFLKENGLMFPNEAKLYASPCELPTVYDFWNDVYGVSMEFVSREQRRLKSKKPNISSLEANNLLTDGKLLVWLDLSTATMPELLCLGGESTVVPCNRNGIYQGICVWFSVTFPDGSELSTSPEYESTHWKQSIVVLPHDIPVTKDEPVAFKLELRKDSLKPRIYNVEYTQLDPENVEHDIPCHCYMTKCLVIKAYLSEHPEEDIQGRET; this is encoded by the exons ATGGACACCGGCGATTCAACAGATGAATATTTCAAGAGTTACGAGGATCTGGAA GTTCATCGACTGATGCTAGAGGATAAACCTCGTACCCTTGCTTACAAAAATGCAATATTTGCTTGTAGCGATAAATTTCAGAACAAAATTGTAATGGATGTTGGTGCTGGGACGG GTATACTATCGGTGTTCTGTGCCAAAGCAGGTGCTGCAAAAGTTTATGCTATAGAAGCAAGCCACATGGCACAAGTAGCAAAAGAAGTAGTTCGCGAAAATGGTTTTGAAAGTATCGTAGAAGTGATTCACAGTAAAGTAGAAGATTTAAAGAGCGATGATATCGGCAAAGTCGATATCATAGTCTCTGAATGGATGGGATTTCATTTGATGCACGAGGGAATGCTGGATTCGGTACTTGTGGCCAGAGATCAATTCTTGAAAGAAAATGGACTCATGTTCCCTAACGAGGCCAAACTTTATGCATCTCCTTGCGAATTACCCACTGTGTATGATTTCTGGAACGATGTATACGGAGTCAGTATGGA GTTTGTCAGCCGGGAACAGAGACGTTTGAAGTCTAAAAAGCCAAATATTTCGTCTTTAGAGGCAAATAACTTACTGACGGATGGAAAGCTGCTTGTTTGGCTGGATCTCAGTACAGCAACTATGCCAGAATTGTTATGTCTCGGTGGTGAATCTACGGTCGTACCGTGCAATCGGAACGGAATATATCAGGGCATTTGCGTATGGTTTTCCGTTACATTTCCGGATGGTTCGGAATTATCGACTAGTCCAGAGTATGAATCAACTCATTGGAAACAAAGTATTGTAGTACTCCCACACGATATTCCGGTAACGAAAGATGAACCAGTAGCATTCAAGCTCGAACTCCGTAAGGATTCTTTGAAACCAAGAATTTATAATGTGGAATATACTCAGTTAGACCCAGAAAACGTCGAACACGATATTCCCTGTCATTGTTATATGACCAAGTGTTTAGTAATAAAAGCTTATCTCTCTGAACATCCAGAGGAAGATATCCAGGGTAGAGAAACTTAA